One window of the Dongia rigui genome contains the following:
- a CDS encoding TonB-dependent siderophore receptor — MRDGGAAGRGTARGRGGKFNFNVALILGGTVLAGGVAEAQADDTASGTNWQRRLNQISAGDDLRMDTFVTQVAQAGATTAFNIPAQPLGQALIAFSEKTGIAVIVDSALLEGISSAPVVGTMSADDALKALLVNTGIAYRPTAENAVTLQKVAAAGQEGAGEDLAPLSVEDTAEAEPLSDGYKPERAGTTKNTQPLLDTPKTVVVVTEKQMEDRGITDMKQALRTVPGVTMNQGEGGTRGTNFRIRGFDGNRSDNYVDGVRDATVGSFKDTFNYEQIEVNKGPSTAVGGRGSASGSINSVTKTPKAENFYNADGTLGTDNTKRVTVDVNQTLPEDYVGVEGAAFRLNGMWHDSDVAERDVTTSNRWGIAPSLAVGLGEPFTATLTYLHAESDNIPDYGLPTFHNEVLDHIDRTNFYHQKNVAQENSNVDSVGLKLEYEANDWLKLTNQTRAQWSDVFSIAGHVRAEQNATQYYPLVNVNHSARTYYDEYYNNQTTADLDFSTGPFDHEMLLGFDISRERREIQSYRLRFLTENGTWVDAVPNVDIFDPDNDLIEDYAMSPTTRTFYTGDTKAVYGYDTISFLDDMFEVNGGLRYEWLNAQTVRQVGSDPRNKDEYLSWQAGLVFKPVENGSIYFGYGSSFTPQDADLAVSTTIPSEQAKALESTTMEVGTKWDLLDDKLSVTAAIFQTEKDGQLVDQNNNAADPDYVVTGKQRVRGIELGVNGEIAEGWNVAAGYTYMKGKILKEASTNDAAVFRNMPEHALSLFTSYDLPWWNRDVTVGAGATYMGTRKYLFGLADEKNIDSYWVFDLMGQYRLTENIEFQFNLYNVTNEFYVDQVGGGFVTPGPGRAALFTTSLKF; from the coding sequence ATGCGAGACGGTGGGGCAGCGGGGCGCGGCACAGCGCGCGGCCGCGGGGGCAAGTTCAACTTCAATGTGGCGCTGATCCTGGGCGGGACCGTGCTGGCGGGGGGCGTCGCCGAGGCGCAGGCGGATGACACCGCGTCCGGCACCAATTGGCAGCGCCGTCTCAATCAGATTTCGGCCGGCGACGATCTGCGCATGGACACCTTCGTGACCCAGGTGGCGCAGGCCGGCGCCACGACCGCGTTCAACATTCCGGCGCAGCCGCTGGGCCAGGCGCTCATCGCCTTTTCGGAAAAGACCGGCATTGCCGTCATCGTTGATTCGGCGCTGCTGGAAGGGATTTCATCGGCACCGGTCGTCGGCACGATGTCGGCGGACGATGCGCTCAAGGCCCTGCTGGTCAACACCGGTATTGCCTATCGCCCGACGGCTGAGAATGCCGTGACGCTGCAGAAGGTTGCCGCCGCCGGTCAGGAAGGGGCAGGCGAGGATTTGGCACCGCTCAGCGTCGAGGACACGGCGGAGGCCGAACCCCTCAGCGACGGCTACAAGCCGGAGCGCGCTGGGACGACCAAGAATACCCAGCCATTGCTCGACACGCCCAAGACCGTCGTCGTCGTCACCGAAAAGCAGATGGAAGACCGCGGCATCACCGACATGAAGCAGGCGCTGCGCACGGTCCCCGGCGTCACCATGAACCAGGGCGAGGGTGGCACCCGCGGCACCAATTTCCGCATTCGCGGCTTCGATGGCAACCGCAGCGACAACTATGTCGACGGCGTGCGCGATGCCACGGTCGGCAGCTTCAAGGACACGTTCAATTACGAGCAGATCGAGGTCAACAAGGGTCCGAGCACGGCGGTGGGCGGCCGCGGATCGGCGTCGGGCTCGATCAATTCGGTCACCAAGACGCCGAAGGCCGAGAATTTCTACAACGCCGACGGCACGTTGGGCACCGACAACACCAAGCGTGTCACTGTCGACGTCAACCAGACGCTGCCGGAGGACTATGTCGGCGTCGAGGGTGCTGCCTTCCGCCTCAACGGCATGTGGCACGATTCCGATGTCGCCGAACGTGACGTAACGACCAGCAATCGCTGGGGCATTGCGCCCTCACTCGCGGTTGGCCTTGGCGAGCCGTTCACGGCGACGCTCACTTATCTGCATGCTGAGTCAGACAATATCCCCGATTACGGCCTGCCGACGTTCCACAACGAGGTGCTGGATCACATCGATCGCACCAATTTCTATCACCAGAAGAATGTCGCGCAGGAAAACAGCAATGTCGACAGTGTCGGCCTGAAGCTGGAATACGAAGCGAATGACTGGCTGAAGCTGACCAACCAGACGCGCGCGCAATGGAGCGATGTCTTCAGCATCGCCGGCCATGTCCGTGCCGAGCAGAACGCCACGCAATACTACCCGCTCGTCAATGTGAACCACAGCGCGCGTACCTATTACGACGAGTATTATAACAACCAGACCACCGCCGATCTCGATTTTTCGACCGGCCCGTTCGATCACGAAATGCTGCTGGGTTTCGACATCAGCCGCGAGAGGCGCGAGATCCAAAGCTATCGTTTGCGGTTCCTGACCGAAAACGGCACCTGGGTGGATGCCGTCCCCAATGTCGATATCTTCGATCCTGATAATGACTTAATCGAAGATTACGCTATGTCGCCGACGACGCGGACGTTTTACACGGGCGACACCAAGGCGGTTTATGGCTACGACACGATCAGCTTCCTCGACGACATGTTCGAGGTCAATGGCGGCCTGCGCTACGAATGGCTTAACGCGCAGACGGTACGCCAAGTCGGCAGCGACCCCCGCAACAAGGATGAATATCTAAGCTGGCAGGCGGGTCTCGTCTTCAAGCCGGTCGAAAACGGCAGCATTTATTTCGGCTATGGCAGTTCGTTCACGCCGCAGGACGCCGATTTGGCCGTCTCCACCACGATCCCGTCGGAGCAGGCGAAGGCACTGGAATCGACAACCATGGAAGTCGGCACGAAGTGGGATCTGCTCGATGACAAGCTTTCCGTGACGGCGGCAATTTTCCAGACCGAGAAGGACGGCCAGTTGGTCGACCAGAACAATAACGCGGCCGATCCCGACTATGTCGTTACGGGCAAGCAGCGGGTGCGCGGCATCGAGCTTGGCGTCAATGGCGAGATTGCCGAAGGCTGGAATGTCGCTGCCGGCTACACCTACATGAAGGGCAAGATCCTGAAGGAAGCCAGCACCAATGACGCCGCCGTCTTCCGCAACATGCCGGAACACGCGCTGTCGCTCTTTACCAGCTATGACCTGCCCTGGTGGAACCGCGATGTGACCGTCGGTGCCGGTGCCACCTATATGGGCACGCGGAAGTATCTGTTCGGCCTCGCCGACGAGAAGAATATCGACAGCTATTGGGTCTTCGATCTGATGGGGCAGTACCGCCTCACTGAGAACATCGAGTTCCAGTTCAATCTCTACAACGTGACCAATGAATTCTACGTGGATCAGGTGGGCGGCGGTTTCGTGACACCAGGTCCAGGACGCGCAGCGCTCTTCACGACCAGCTTGAAGTTCTGA
- a CDS encoding FecR family protein produces the protein MARADLNGRADRGRTVTDEAAAWFVRLRDAGVPDADRRAFAAWLQQSPAHAQAFEDMAQLWSGLDALPRAAFDPPFIAANGVAFSRRQWLGGAAIAAGVAALGAWTVTPSSDITAAFRTPKSLALAPGAAVDLDSLSTVALVAGEPNPTMRLRHGQLFADIARPVGRGVKLIVPFGTVQAENAAFNLKIERRRALLSVRSGRVTVQRQKGGDIALGALSELPFSTEVIDPVRQIPASRVAPWRDGRLVFDRTLLVDALDDINRYRPGRVWVGDPRLAERPVTGHFDITEANAALTALMAAFSLKSLNFGTSLQILFAA, from the coding sequence ATGGCACGCGCCGACCTGAACGGCAGGGCAGATCGCGGGAGAACGGTGACGGACGAAGCCGCCGCCTGGTTCGTCCGCCTGCGCGATGCTGGTGTGCCGGATGCAGATCGCCGTGCCTTTGCCGCCTGGCTGCAGCAATCGCCAGCCCATGCCCAAGCGTTTGAGGACATGGCGCAGTTGTGGTCGGGGCTTGATGCCCTGCCGCGAGCCGCGTTCGATCCACCCTTCATCGCGGCGAATGGTGTCGCATTCTCGCGCCGGCAGTGGCTGGGCGGTGCTGCGATCGCTGCTGGTGTTGCGGCACTGGGCGCATGGACCGTGACACCCTCCAGCGACATCACGGCGGCTTTCCGGACGCCTAAATCTCTGGCTCTGGCGCCAGGTGCTGCCGTCGATCTCGATAGTCTGTCGACCGTCGCCCTGGTCGCTGGCGAGCCCAATCCCACCATGCGCTTGCGCCATGGTCAGCTTTTTGCCGACATCGCGAGGCCAGTTGGCCGGGGCGTGAAGCTCATCGTACCTTTTGGCACGGTCCAGGCTGAAAATGCCGCGTTCAACCTCAAGATCGAACGCCGGAGGGCCTTGCTTTCGGTACGCTCAGGTCGCGTCACCGTTCAGCGGCAGAAGGGTGGAGATATCGCGCTGGGCGCGCTCAGCGAACTGCCCTTCAGCACTGAGGTGATCGACCCGGTGCGCCAGATACCGGCATCACGCGTGGCGCCTTGGCGGGATGGCCGGTTGGTCTTTGATCGCACCCTGCTGGTGGACGCGCTCGACGACATCAACCGATATCGCCCCGGGCGCGTGTGGGTCGGTGATCCGCGGCTGGCTGAGAGGCCGGTGACGGGCCATTTCGACATTACGGAGGCGAATGCGGCGCTCACCGCCCTTATGGCCGCTTTCTCATTGAAATCGCTCAATTTTGGTACGTCCCTGCAAATCCTCTTTGCAGCCTGA
- a CDS encoding RNA polymerase sigma factor: protein MIDLDALFRNCARDLTQFLRRRVASPEVAADLAQEAFFRLLRSDQGPGTPADTARDARAYLFSIAANLAIDHRRQAQRQRTDPVELAAMVAFPDPGPSAERTSLSREELRVLAAAVAGLPPRGREIFLMHKFEDLSYAEIAARLGIAKNTVIVHMVRSLAHCRRALATHRAEND, encoded by the coding sequence ATGATCGATCTCGACGCGCTCTTTCGCAATTGCGCCAGGGACTTGACGCAGTTCCTGCGGCGCCGGGTGGCGAGTCCGGAGGTGGCGGCCGATCTGGCGCAGGAGGCGTTTTTCCGCCTGCTGCGCAGCGATCAGGGGCCGGGGACGCCGGCCGATACGGCCCGCGATGCGCGCGCCTATCTGTTCAGCATCGCCGCCAATCTGGCGATCGATCATCGCCGCCAGGCGCAGCGTCAGCGGACGGACCCAGTCGAACTTGCGGCGATGGTGGCCTTTCCCGACCCAGGGCCTTCGGCCGAACGAACGAGCCTCTCGCGGGAGGAATTGCGCGTCCTGGCGGCAGCGGTGGCTGGCCTGCCGCCAAGAGGTCGCGAGATCTTCCTGATGCACAAGTTCGAGGATCTGAGCTACGCGGAGATCGCGGCGCGGCTTGGCATCGCGAAGAACACGGTGATCGTGCATATGGTGCGTTCGCTGGCGCATTGCCGCCGCGCCCTTGCCACGCATCGCGCCGAAAACGATTGA
- a CDS encoding efflux transporter outer membrane subunit, giving the protein MRDAPILLFLLALLSGCDLLADPTQPDIETPAAWAEPIPANAHANVWPAADWWHGFGSAELDGLIVAAKADNLDIGMAAARVEQAEAQMRSTSSSLWPQLSLGFDASRNGPLDEDAAAKDSRSSSDLSGGSGSGSSNGSSSSMDRNSFGLSLSASYEVDFWGRNRSARNAALEALRASVFDQQTVALTATTSVATTYLQILSLRDRIAIADNNLANARDVLNVVRAKATLGAVSPADLAQQTGVVAAQEAALAPLEQQERENIYALAILLGRNPEDLAIKARSLDTLAVPPVATGLPSELLTRRPDIAKAEADLAGADANVVAARAAMLPTVNLSGALSLETAVLSTLFGPAGAAYSVAGSVMQTIFDGGKLAADADVAEAQRKELVLSYRSVIITAFSEVENALVAIRALDKQYALQKIQVEQADKAFRIVSARYKGGSDDLITLLDAQRTLFDAEDALGQLRLQQLQAIVTLYKALGGGWQQPQAVAS; this is encoded by the coding sequence ATGCGTGATGCCCCGATTCTCCTCTTCCTGCTGGCATTGCTCTCGGGCTGCGACCTGCTCGCCGACCCGACGCAGCCGGATATCGAGACGCCCGCGGCATGGGCCGAGCCCATTCCCGCCAACGCCCATGCCAATGTCTGGCCGGCCGCCGATTGGTGGCACGGCTTCGGCAGTGCTGAGCTTGATGGGCTGATCGTCGCTGCCAAAGCCGACAACCTCGATATCGGCATGGCGGCCGCGCGCGTCGAGCAGGCCGAGGCGCAGATGCGCTCGACCAGTTCCAGCCTTTGGCCGCAGCTCAGCCTCGGCTTCGATGCTTCGCGTAACGGGCCGCTCGACGAGGATGCTGCCGCCAAGGACAGCCGCTCAAGCAGCGATCTATCGGGCGGGTCCGGCAGCGGCAGCAGCAACGGGTCCAGTTCTTCGATGGACCGCAATTCCTTCGGCCTGTCGCTCTCGGCCTCCTATGAAGTCGATTTCTGGGGTCGCAACCGCTCGGCGCGCAATGCAGCGCTTGAGGCTCTGCGCGCCAGCGTGTTCGACCAGCAGACCGTGGCCCTCACCGCCACCACGTCGGTTGCCACCACCTATCTGCAAATCCTCTCCTTGCGCGACCGCATTGCCATTGCCGACAACAACCTCGCCAACGCGCGCGACGTGCTGAATGTGGTGCGTGCCAAGGCAACGCTTGGGGCGGTGTCGCCGGCGGATCTCGCACAGCAGACCGGCGTCGTTGCGGCACAGGAGGCGGCGCTGGCACCGCTGGAGCAGCAGGAGCGCGAGAACATCTATGCGCTGGCCATTCTATTGGGGCGCAATCCAGAGGATCTCGCCATCAAGGCGCGTTCGCTGGATACGCTCGCCGTGCCCCCTGTGGCGACCGGCCTGCCCTCCGAACTGCTGACCCGCCGCCCGGACATCGCCAAGGCGGAGGCGGATCTCGCCGGTGCCGATGCCAATGTCGTGGCAGCACGGGCAGCCATGCTGCCGACGGTCAATCTCTCCGGCGCGCTCAGCCTTGAGACGGCGGTGCTCTCCACCCTCTTCGGGCCGGCGGGGGCTGCCTATAGCGTGGCCGGCAGCGTCATGCAGACGATCTTCGACGGCGGCAAGCTCGCGGCTGATGCCGATGTCGCCGAGGCGCAGCGCAAGGAACTGGTGCTGAGCTATCGCAGCGTCATCATCACCGCCTTCTCGGAAGTGGAGAACGCCTTGGTCGCGATCCGCGCGCTCGATAAGCAATACGCGCTGCAGAAGATCCAGGTGGAGCAGGCCGACAAGGCCTTCCGCATCGTCAGTGCCCGCTACAAGGGCGGCAGCGACGACCTCATCACCCTGCTCGACGCCCAGCGCACGCTGTTTGATGCCGAGGACGCGCTGGGACAGCTGCGCCTGCAGCAGCTGCAGGCAATCGTCACCCTCTATAAGGCGTTGGGCGGCGGCTGGCAGCAGCCGCAAGCGGTAGCCTCATAA
- a CDS encoding MacB family efflux pump subunit, which produces MSNARQPLIDLQEVRKTYITGGGYAVEVLHGVSLAIHQGEFVAIMGASGSGKSTLMNILGCLDTSTSGHYFFGGQDTAELDRDQLAELRRDAFGFVFQSYNLIATATALENVEIPGIYAGMSLKDRHDRAHMLLAGLGLEDRLDHRPSQLSGGQQQRVSIARALMNGGRIILADEPTGALDSRSGAEVMALLRQLADAGHTIILVTHDSNVAAHADRLIEIADGLISSDSGTRLRGAASLPAEDFALPDGGRIGVVGDAYESAKMALRALRRNLFRTILTLLGIVIGVGSVVAMLAVGEGATKDVMARINAMGSNQLVIRPGMPNQRGPSATGVTSLVAEDAIAIETLAHVRAAVPEKSASFTLRYGNSDYSTQITGTTDGLPVLRDWGVAKGAFFSDADTQALAAVVVLGQTVVQNLFPVGVDPVGKVVLIGSIPFEVIGVMAPKGAASFGQDMDDNVFVPLSTANLRLFGTNNLRSITVSVTDETLMNDVQAKITALLIDRHRLEDFQIRNMAAIIEAASQTAGTMTVLLGSIAAISLLVGGIGVMNIMLVSVTERTREIGIRMAAGARTRNILQQFLVEAVIVSALGGLIGVAIGIASALIIGAFGTSIQFSVPTIILAFTCAAAVGLIFGLAPAVKAARMNPVTALASE; this is translated from the coding sequence ATATCCAACGCGCGCCAGCCGCTCATCGACCTCCAGGAAGTGCGCAAGACCTACATCACCGGCGGCGGCTACGCGGTCGAGGTGCTGCATGGCGTTTCGCTCGCCATTCACCAGGGCGAATTCGTCGCCATCATGGGTGCCTCGGGTTCCGGCAAATCGACGCTGATGAACATCCTCGGCTGCCTCGATACCTCGACCTCCGGTCACTATTTCTTCGGCGGGCAGGACACGGCGGAGCTGGACCGCGACCAGCTCGCCGAATTGCGTCGCGACGCCTTCGGCTTCGTGTTCCAAAGCTACAACCTCATCGCCACGGCGACGGCGCTGGAGAATGTCGAGATCCCCGGCATCTATGCCGGCATGAGCCTCAAGGACCGGCACGACCGTGCCCATATGCTGCTCGCCGGTCTCGGGCTCGAGGACCGGCTGGATCATCGCCCCAGCCAGCTCTCGGGCGGGCAGCAGCAGCGCGTCTCTATCGCGCGTGCGCTGATGAATGGCGGGCGCATCATCCTCGCTGACGAGCCGACGGGCGCCCTCGACAGCCGCAGCGGTGCCGAGGTCATGGCGCTGCTGCGTCAGCTGGCCGATGCCGGCCACACCATCATACTGGTTACACACGATTCCAACGTTGCGGCCCATGCCGACCGGCTGATCGAGATCGCCGACGGCCTCATCTCATCCGATAGCGGTACGCGCCTGCGCGGTGCTGCAAGTCTGCCGGCGGAAGACTTTGCCTTGCCGGACGGGGGGCGCATCGGCGTCGTCGGCGATGCCTATGAATCGGCCAAGATGGCGCTCCGTGCCTTGCGCCGCAATCTCTTCCGCACCATCCTCACCTTGCTCGGCATCGTCATCGGCGTCGGCTCGGTCGTCGCCATGCTGGCGGTGGGCGAGGGGGCGACCAAGGATGTCATGGCGCGTATCAACGCGATGGGCAGCAACCAGTTGGTCATCCGCCCCGGCATGCCCAATCAACGCGGCCCATCGGCCACCGGTGTCACCTCGCTGGTGGCCGAGGATGCGATTGCCATCGAGACCCTGGCCCATGTCCGCGCCGCCGTCCCGGAAAAGAGCGCCAGCTTCACCTTGCGCTATGGCAACAGCGATTACTCGACCCAGATCACCGGCACGACGGATGGTCTGCCGGTGTTGCGCGACTGGGGCGTCGCCAAGGGTGCCTTCTTCTCCGATGCCGATACGCAGGCCTTGGCGGCGGTCGTCGTCCTGGGGCAGACGGTCGTGCAGAATCTCTTCCCGGTCGGCGTCGATCCCGTCGGCAAGGTCGTTCTCATCGGCAGCATTCCCTTTGAGGTGATCGGAGTCATGGCGCCCAAGGGGGCTGCCTCCTTCGGCCAGGATATGGATGACAACGTGTTCGTGCCGCTGAGCACGGCCAATCTGCGCCTGTTCGGTACCAACAATCTGCGCTCCATCACCGTTTCCGTCACGGACGAGACCTTAATGAACGATGTGCAGGCCAAGATCACGGCGCTGCTCATCGACCGGCACCGCTTGGAGGATTTCCAGATCCGCAACATGGCGGCGATCATCGAGGCGGCCTCGCAAACGGCCGGCACCATGACCGTGCTGCTCGGATCGATCGCCGCCATCTCGCTGCTGGTCGGCGGTATCGGTGTCATGAACATCATGCTTGTCTCGGTGACGGAACGGACGCGCGAGATCGGCATCCGCATGGCGGCGGGTGCCCGGACGCGCAACATCCTGCAGCAATTCCTGGTCGAAGCGGTGATCGTCTCGGCGCTGGGTGGCCTCATCGGTGTGGCGATCGGCATCGCCTCGGCCCTCATCATCGGCGCCTTTGGTACCTCGATCCAGTTCTCAGTCCCCACCATCATCTTGGCTTTTACCTGTGCGGCGGCGGTGGGACTCATCTTCGGCCTGGCGCCGGCCGTGAAGGCCGCGCGCATGAACCCAGTGACCGCGCTCGCCAGCGAATGA
- a CDS encoding efflux RND transporter periplasmic adaptor subunit, producing the protein MTIAPDSRTHRQAAATPLRADPTPALGHKRKPAAKRRRPARWPWFLGVLLLAVGGGGAAWQLTRSEASTASQYVLADVEIGNIEDTVSAVGEIQPRDYVDVGAQVSGQIIALNVAVGDRVEKGALLAELDASVLKSQVAANQAQLLNLRAQLEEKTAQLQLTNEQYKREAGLMAQDATSQDALDTAAANLRSAKAQIASIKAQIQQTQSELEGDEANLGYTRIYAPMSGTVVTLDARLGQTLNANQSAPILMRIADLNTMTVEAQVSEADISRLALGMTATFTTLGQSERRWSGELRQILPTPEEVNGVILYDALFDVANPDGKLMTQMSAQVTFMVAEAKNVVTVPSAALRPATDKSAPTGSYQVLLAQADGSFTPRNIVIGVKNRNVAEVTEGLQAGDQVVVGERSANALAGGNNRGGFRGFP; encoded by the coding sequence ATGACCATCGCCCCAGATTCCCGTACCCATCGCCAGGCCGCCGCGACGCCGCTGCGGGCCGATCCGACGCCAGCCCTCGGGCATAAGCGCAAGCCTGCGGCCAAGCGGCGTCGGCCTGCCCGCTGGCCGTGGTTTCTGGGCGTCCTGCTTCTTGCCGTTGGCGGCGGCGGCGCCGCTTGGCAGTTGACCCGGAGCGAGGCCAGCACCGCCAGCCAATATGTGCTGGCCGATGTCGAAATCGGCAATATCGAGGACACGGTTTCGGCGGTGGGTGAGATCCAGCCGCGCGACTATGTCGATGTCGGCGCCCAGGTCTCCGGCCAGATCATTGCCCTCAATGTCGCCGTCGGTGACCGGGTGGAGAAGGGCGCGTTGCTGGCCGAACTCGACGCCTCGGTCTTGAAATCGCAGGTCGCCGCCAATCAGGCGCAATTGCTCAATTTGCGCGCCCAGCTCGAAGAAAAGACGGCGCAGCTGCAGCTCACCAACGAACAATACAAGCGCGAAGCCGGCCTGATGGCGCAGGACGCCACCAGCCAGGACGCGCTCGATACCGCAGCCGCCAATCTGCGCTCGGCCAAGGCACAGATCGCCTCGATCAAGGCGCAGATCCAACAGACGCAATCGGAGCTCGAGGGCGACGAAGCCAATCTTGGCTATACCCGCATCTATGCGCCGATGTCGGGAACCGTGGTGACGCTGGACGCGCGCCTCGGCCAGACGCTCAATGCCAATCAATCGGCACCGATCCTGATGCGCATCGCCGATCTCAACACCATGACGGTCGAGGCGCAGGTGTCCGAGGCCGATATTTCGCGCCTGGCGCTTGGCATGACCGCGACCTTCACGACGCTCGGCCAGTCGGAGCGGCGCTGGAGCGGCGAATTGCGACAGATCCTCCCCACCCCGGAAGAAGTGAATGGCGTCATCCTCTATGACGCGCTGTTCGACGTTGCCAATCCCGACGGCAAGCTGATGACGCAGATGAGTGCCCAGGTTACCTTCATGGTGGCTGAAGCCAAGAATGTGGTGACGGTGCCGAGTGCTGCCTTGCGCCCTGCCACAGACAAGTCCGCGCCTACGGGCAGCTATCAGGTGCTGCTGGCGCAAGCCGATGGCAGCTTCACGCCACGCAACATCGTCATCGGCGTCAAGAACCGCAACGTCGCTGAGGTGACGGAGGGCCTGCAGGCCGGCGACCAGGTTGTGGTCGGCGAACGCAGCGCCAATGCGCTGGCGGGCGGCAATAATCGGGGTGGCTTCCGGGGCTTCCCATGA
- a CDS encoding HAL/PAL/TAL family ammonia-lyase, which produces MGKIERDAAALSYRQLVAVAKAQAELVIGPAAMTQLQNGRAIVEKIIASGERAYGISTGLGALSEIILTGAQQTELSRNTLMSHACGIGAPLSDVATRAIMTSLVNDLCHGKSGVSPAVVTQLVSLLNHKITPVVPSQGSVGYIVHGAHIGLALIGMGDVMVGGRRMPAAQALAAASLAPITLGAKDGLCLVNGTRCLTGLACLALAEAEPIADWADVTGALSFEALKGQIAAYDETMLALKPHPGLIHVGKRLRALLADSEMVAKHQGFRTQDALSIRSIPQIHGATRDQIDHVRRQIETELGSATDNPLVIGTPEKYRVISNAHPHGQSLGMAMDLLGLAVAELGSVAERRLDRLINPAVSTLPAFLVAEGGVNSGMMIAQYAAASLAAENKLLAQPMVSDNYITSAQQEDHLSLGTPSALKCLQIVDNTRHILAIEFLLAAQAMEFYPGLKRGRGTEAAYAALRREIAPYNQDRFLSPDIALVAQRMAEADWAQAIAAALPAGL; this is translated from the coding sequence ATGGGCAAAATCGAGCGCGACGCGGCGGCACTCAGCTATCGGCAATTGGTGGCCGTGGCGAAGGCGCAAGCGGAATTGGTCATCGGACCGGCGGCCATGACCCAGTTGCAAAACGGCCGCGCCATCGTCGAGAAGATCATCGCCAGTGGCGAGCGCGCCTATGGCATCAGCACGGGTCTGGGTGCCTTGAGCGAGATCATCCTCACCGGCGCGCAACAGACCGAGCTCTCGCGCAACACGCTGATGAGCCATGCCTGCGGCATCGGCGCGCCGCTCTCCGACGTCGCCACGCGCGCCATCATGACCTCGCTGGTCAACGATCTGTGTCACGGCAAGTCGGGCGTCAGCCCCGCCGTGGTGACGCAGCTGGTCAGCCTGCTCAATCACAAGATCACGCCGGTCGTCCCGTCGCAAGGATCGGTCGGCTACATCGTCCATGGTGCCCATATCGGCCTCGCGCTCATCGGCATGGGTGACGTGATGGTAGGCGGGCGGCGCATGCCGGCTGCGCAAGCGCTGGCGGCCGCCAGCCTGGCGCCCATCACGCTCGGCGCCAAGGATGGCCTGTGTCTCGTCAACGGCACGCGTTGCCTCACCGGCTTGGCGTGCCTCGCCTTGGCCGAGGCAGAGCCGATCGCCGATTGGGCGGATGTCACCGGCGCGCTCAGTTTCGAGGCACTCAAGGGCCAGATCGCCGCCTATGACGAGACGATGCTGGCCTTGAAGCCGCATCCCGGCCTCATTCATGTCGGCAAGCGATTGCGCGCCCTGTTGGCGGACAGCGAGATGGTCGCCAAGCATCAAGGCTTCCGCACGCAGGATGCACTCTCCATTCGCTCCATCCCGCAGATCCACGGGGCGACGCGTGACCAGATCGACCATGTGCGCCGGCAGATCGAAACGGAACTTGGTTCGGCCACCGACAACCCGCTGGTCATCGGCACGCCGGAGAAGTACCGGGTCATTTCCAACGCCCACCCGCATGGACAGAGTTTGGGCATGGCGATGGATTTGTTGGGGCTGGCCGTTGCCGAACTGGGATCGGTCGCCGAGCGGCGCCTCGACCGCCTCATCAACCCGGCGGTCAGCACCTTGCCGGCCTTCCTCGTGGCCGAAGGAGGCGTCAATTCCGGCATGATGATCGCGCAATATGCGGCAGCGTCGCTGGCGGCCGAGAACAAGCTGCTGGCCCAGCCGATGGTGAGCGACAACTACATCACCTCCGCGCAGCAGGAGGACCATTTGAGCCTCGGTACGCCCTCGGCGCTCAAATGCCTGCAGATCGTCGACAACACGCGGCATATCCTCGCCATCGAATTTCTGCTGGCGGCCCAGGCGATGGAGTTCTATCCGGGCCTCAAGCGCGGGCGCGGAACCGAAGCTGCCTATGCGGCCCTGCGCCGCGAGATCGCTCCCTATAACCAGGATCGCTTCCTGTCGCCGGACATCGCCCTGGTGGCGCAGCGCATGGCGGAAGCCGATTGGGCACAGGCCATCGCCGCTGCCTTGCCAGCGGGTCTTTAA